A single window of Magnetococcus marinus MC-1 DNA harbors:
- the pgl gene encoding 6-phosphogluconolactonase produces the protein MSLPTCLSERHFPSEEQSIATLAETVVMRLQRGIQQRGEAGLIVPGGRSPRGLFQQLCHMELPWEKVTVTLTDERLVSPDAPESNIRQLRQLFLRQGAAKAKLLPLLPAICDPTQAAKQACTQLQQFPWPADVTLLGFGSEDHLASLFPGDAQPLSFPEHIRCVATRSPTPPRARISLTPATLLDSRWIGVLINSHAKLDRFELAKQDGPPSAMPLRTILHQDRIPVTAWIHCDPQTHPYGCKKTHVHQ, from the coding sequence ATGAGCTTACCTACCTGTCTGTCGGAACGCCACTTCCCCAGTGAGGAACAGAGCATCGCCACCCTAGCCGAAACCGTTGTTATGCGCTTGCAGCGGGGTATTCAACAGCGTGGTGAAGCGGGCTTAATCGTACCGGGTGGGCGCTCTCCTCGGGGTCTGTTTCAACAGCTTTGCCACATGGAGCTCCCATGGGAAAAGGTGACGGTTACGTTGACCGATGAACGCTTGGTCTCCCCCGACGCCCCAGAAAGCAACATTCGCCAACTCCGCCAACTCTTTTTGCGTCAAGGCGCCGCCAAGGCCAAACTGCTGCCCCTATTGCCAGCCATCTGCGATCCCACCCAAGCCGCCAAGCAAGCCTGCACCCAGCTACAACAGTTTCCCTGGCCTGCCGATGTTACCCTGCTCGGCTTTGGTAGCGAGGATCACCTTGCCTCCCTTTTTCCCGGCGATGCACAACCCTTGAGCTTTCCAGAGCATATCCGCTGTGTGGCAACCCGTAGTCCAACCCCACCCAGAGCCCGTATTAGCCTAACCCCCGCCACTTTGCTGGATAGCCGTTGGATTGGGGTGCTGATCAACTCCCACGCCAAACTGGACCGTTTTGAACTGGCCAAACAGGACGGCCCCCCCAGCGCCATGCCGTTGCGTACCATTCTCCACCAAGACCGCATACCGGTTACCGCCTGGATCCACTGCGATCCCCAAACACACCCATACGGATGTAAAAAAACCCATGTACATCAATGA
- a CDS encoding helix-turn-helix transcriptional regulator — MSKSVMELIVFTQPTIQARLLIAYLEREMGRACTQQAGTAPTAFTVRSSLGSVLWIWDWQQSGDKERIFSLLSNQSGAVPLVLLINLPDDISLELRALQSGIRGVVTFDTPLEQLIRAVEAVERGELWFSRKTLTRGLIERGPQSGTLPKRSHWPNGITSREAEILRLITSGCSNKRIAYELGISLHTVKAHTYNLYRKIDASNRMDAANWAEMNLWNQG, encoded by the coding sequence ATGTCCAAGTCGGTCATGGAACTGATAGTGTTTACCCAACCCACCATACAGGCAAGGCTGTTGATTGCGTATCTGGAGAGAGAGATGGGGCGGGCATGTACGCAGCAAGCGGGCACGGCACCCACAGCGTTCACGGTGCGTTCCAGTTTGGGTAGCGTATTGTGGATTTGGGATTGGCAGCAGTCAGGGGATAAAGAGCGCATCTTTTCGCTGTTGAGCAATCAGAGTGGTGCCGTTCCCTTGGTTCTATTGATCAATTTGCCCGATGATATCAGCTTGGAACTGCGTGCTTTGCAGTCGGGTATACGGGGGGTTGTCACCTTTGACACACCCCTTGAGCAGTTAATTCGCGCGGTGGAGGCGGTGGAGCGGGGCGAGCTATGGTTTTCACGTAAAACCTTGACGCGGGGTCTGATTGAGCGGGGGCCGCAGAGTGGCACACTGCCTAAGCGCAGCCACTGGCCCAATGGCATTACCAGCCGCGAAGCGGAGATATTGCGTTTGATCACGAGTGGTTGCAGTAATAAGCGTATTGCTTATGAGCTGGGCATCAGTCTACATACGGTTAAGGCGCACACCTATAATTTGTACCGCAAGATTGATGCTTCTAACCGCATGGATGCCGCCAACTGGGCGGAGATGAATCTTTGGAATCAGGGATAA
- a CDS encoding RNA-binding S4 domain-containing protein has translation MSPSNEARLRIDKWLWAARFFKTRALATDAVNGGHVHLNGQRIKASHQVKVGDRLEITKGPVQFALVIEGLHDKRGPAPAAQQLYCESEASKQARVAVADQQRAERISRPDYGSARPTKRDRRAMDRLKG, from the coding sequence ATGTCCCCCTCTAACGAAGCGCGGTTACGCATTGATAAGTGGTTATGGGCGGCCCGTTTTTTTAAAACCCGCGCCCTTGCCACCGATGCGGTCAACGGGGGGCATGTCCACCTGAACGGTCAACGAATTAAAGCCAGCCATCAGGTTAAGGTTGGGGATCGCCTGGAGATCACCAAAGGCCCCGTGCAGTTTGCGCTGGTGATCGAAGGGCTCCATGACAAACGTGGCCCCGCACCCGCAGCACAGCAGCTCTATTGCGAGTCGGAGGCGAGCAAACAGGCGCGGGTGGCGGTGGCTGACCAACAACGTGCCGAGCGCATCAGCCGTCCCGACTATGGCAGTGCCCGCCCCACCAAACGGGATCGCCGCGCCATGGACCGGTTAAAAGGGTAG
- a CDS encoding adenylate/guanylate cyclase domain-containing protein, with the protein MKKQALSQRWDIWLTIVLFLIAIPLEYKEPFSFIEDQTLSFRQLLRMEYGPAEHTKLNDDIFIVNTDEQFFKEYKSFPLRRTDIAQITSTLRKLGAKVVAVDLLMDFPSSYGEDEPTAEVFKEVGNVLVVSQGRFNRNNEFTGLNYPTPVLQEVTKSGYTNISSSSSLVTMLSRLNLFPQIIHEKDGWPFAVQALAMFKGVEPSFDEKSRLLTIGDIKIQLDQFNSFYIDFPKLPHGARFLSEIRGLSAMEILQLDENEYEDYAALVKGKIVLVGDTSEVSHDWFDTPVGMVYGVEIIADTISTLMAQGPLMPASFTAEVISALLFMFVLVNVNLWLAHPGFRAILVASLFATFIGYTTWAYVHSGVIYSMSYVLLAGFLSYLVINLKEYLAERNQKAMIKDTFGHYLSPKVVEILVKDPSKLQLGGQQREMTAYFSDVAGFSSISEKLTPGELVQLLNEYLTEMCNIIADQEGTVDKFEGDAIIAFWGAPLDQPDHAIRACHASIDMQNLMVNMRKQLQEAGRPLLNVRMGINTGPMVVGNMGSKQRMDYTIMGDAVNLAARLEGANKFYSTYTMISEFTHNHVKDAIECRELDTVRVVGKKEPITIYEVLQRKGQMQSRDEDLMAAYHKALEIYKGRDFKAAMAAFEKALQIVENDGPSLTYLDRCKLYMESPPADDWDGVFNFTSKG; encoded by the coding sequence GTGAAAAAACAAGCATTATCCCAACGGTGGGACATATGGTTGACCATTGTCCTGTTTCTCATTGCCATTCCCCTGGAATATAAAGAGCCCTTCTCCTTTATTGAGGATCAAACGCTCTCATTCCGCCAACTGCTGCGTATGGAATATGGCCCCGCTGAGCACACCAAGCTGAATGATGATATCTTTATCGTCAATACCGATGAGCAGTTTTTTAAAGAGTATAAAAGCTTTCCGCTACGTCGCACGGATATTGCGCAAATCACCTCAACCTTACGCAAGCTTGGCGCGAAAGTGGTGGCGGTTGACTTGTTGATGGACTTTCCCAGCTCGTATGGGGAGGATGAGCCAACCGCCGAAGTCTTTAAAGAGGTTGGCAATGTGCTGGTGGTTTCGCAAGGGCGTTTTAACCGCAACAATGAGTTTACCGGGCTGAACTACCCTACCCCGGTGCTGCAAGAGGTAACCAAGAGCGGTTACACCAATATCAGCTCATCCAGCTCTCTGGTCACCATGCTTTCCCGTTTGAATCTCTTCCCCCAGATCATCCATGAAAAGGATGGCTGGCCCTTCGCGGTGCAAGCCTTGGCCATGTTCAAGGGGGTGGAGCCCAGCTTTGATGAAAAAAGCCGTCTGCTCACCATTGGCGATATCAAGATACAGCTTGACCAGTTTAATAGCTTCTATATCGACTTTCCCAAGCTCCCCCATGGTGCGCGCTTTTTGAGCGAGATCCGGGGGCTCTCCGCGATGGAGATTCTTCAGCTGGATGAAAACGAGTATGAAGATTATGCCGCTCTGGTCAAAGGTAAGATCGTCTTGGTGGGGGATACTTCCGAGGTCTCCCACGACTGGTTTGATACACCGGTGGGCATGGTCTATGGGGTAGAGATTATTGCCGATACCATCAGCACCCTAATGGCCCAAGGCCCGCTCATGCCAGCCTCGTTTACCGCCGAGGTTATTTCGGCGCTGCTGTTTATGTTTGTGCTGGTCAACGTCAACTTATGGCTGGCCCATCCTGGCTTCCGCGCCATTTTGGTGGCCTCACTGTTTGCTACCTTTATTGGTTATACCACCTGGGCCTATGTACACAGTGGCGTTATCTACTCCATGAGCTACGTGTTGCTGGCTGGTTTTCTCTCCTACTTGGTAATCAACCTCAAAGAGTATCTGGCCGAGCGCAACCAAAAAGCGATGATTAAGGATACCTTTGGTCACTATCTTTCACCCAAGGTGGTGGAGATTTTGGTCAAAGATCCCAGTAAGTTGCAGTTGGGTGGTCAGCAGCGCGAGATGACCGCCTATTTTTCTGATGTGGCGGGATTTTCTTCCATCAGTGAAAAGTTGACACCCGGTGAGCTGGTGCAACTACTCAACGAGTACCTGACAGAGATGTGCAATATTATCGCCGATCAAGAGGGTACGGTGGATAAGTTTGAAGGGGATGCCATCATCGCCTTCTGGGGGGCACCGCTGGATCAACCGGACCATGCCATTCGCGCCTGTCACGCCTCCATTGACATGCAAAATCTTATGGTCAATATGCGCAAGCAGTTGCAGGAGGCTGGTCGTCCCCTCTTAAACGTGCGTATGGGCATTAACACCGGCCCCATGGTGGTGGGTAACATGGGCTCCAAGCAGCGTATGGACTATACCATTATGGGAGACGCGGTTAACTTGGCGGCGCGTCTGGAAGGGGCCAATAAGTTTTACAGCACCTACACCATGATCTCTGAATTTACCCACAACCATGTAAAAGACGCCATTGAGTGCCGGGAGCTGGACACGGTACGGGTGGTGGGTAAAAAAGAGCCCATTACCATCTACGAAGTATTGCAGCGCAAGGGGCAGATGCAGAGCCGCGATGAAGATTTGATGGCGGCCTACCATAAAGCGCTGGAGATCTACAAAGGGCGTGACTTTAAAGCGGCCATGGCCGCTTTTGAAAAGGCGTTGCAGATTGTGGAGAATGATGGGCCCTCTCTCACCTATTTAGACCGCTGCAAACTCTATATGGAGAGCCCCCCAGCGGATGATTGGGATGGGGTCTTTAATTTTACCTCCAAGGGTTAA
- the yhbY gene encoding ribosome assembly RNA-binding protein YhbY: protein MTVSLAGFQRTYLKGLAHPLKPVVFVGKEGVKDSVLAAVEEALLIHELIKVRFLDFKEQRKDLAKALATDSQSELVGMIGHLAILYRAHPEPEHRRIQLPKKKPKKSE, encoded by the coding sequence ATGACTGTGTCACTTGCGGGTTTTCAGCGCACATACTTAAAGGGTCTTGCACACCCGCTCAAACCGGTGGTGTTTGTGGGTAAGGAGGGGGTTAAAGATTCCGTCTTAGCCGCAGTGGAAGAGGCCCTGCTCATTCACGAATTGATCAAAGTGCGCTTTTTGGATTTTAAAGAACAGCGTAAAGATCTGGCCAAAGCTTTGGCAACCGATAGCCAGAGCGAGCTGGTGGGTATGATTGGTCATCTGGCCATTTTATACCGCGCTCACCCCGAGCCAGAACACCGTCGCATTCAACTGCCCAAGAAAAAGCCAAAGAAGAGTGAATGA
- a CDS encoding WGR domain-containing protein — MKAYLQQINRETGMVWYYAIQIQPDLLGRWHVIREWGKSGSPGTMRRNPFETHQEAVAFLIRLRDSLTKRGYRLVMQEGLSGPIIERIKAEHSHDGDS, encoded by the coding sequence ATGAAGGCCTACCTGCAACAGATCAATCGGGAAACCGGTATGGTCTGGTACTATGCCATACAGATCCAACCGGATCTGTTGGGTCGCTGGCATGTGATTCGGGAGTGGGGAAAATCCGGCTCTCCTGGAACCATGCGGCGCAACCCCTTCGAGACCCATCAAGAGGCGGTGGCATTCCTGATCCGACTACGGGATAGTTTGACCAAACGCGGCTATCGTCTGGTTATGCAAGAGGGTTTGTCTGGCCCCATTATTGAGCGCATCAAAGCGGAGCATTCGCATGACGGTGATTCATGA
- a CDS encoding class I SAM-dependent methyltransferase, whose translation MHHDARAIQRFFQSLPSVLEVATISHLHLVHWPLNQWPLAHTLAEMGFAGTLTTARISTQVMAQKDGFKRIRCHDHPSGEEPASHILMELPQGKEAAKLAIEEALASLPPEGKLWLFGDKESGIQPLPKYWSNGHTILNKGHLKLVQLNKTSQWQDQPSKKKPILPTRVEGEPFYHYQNGDVTLATLPGLFSWAEPDAASLMLLQALQHQRMYHLLDWGCGCGLIGTTLAKHHPTLQVTLSDDMVRATRCSTESVRLNQLQARCQVILEDGIGPHLRNQGFDTIVTNPPFHRGQSLNREVALEFIGDAVKILERGGALWLVANSFLDYGPILQASFKKVETVLRDSRFIVWKAIKG comes from the coding sequence ATGCACCATGATGCCCGTGCGATTCAACGTTTTTTCCAGAGCCTGCCCAGTGTGCTTGAGGTAGCCACCATCAGCCATCTCCATCTGGTGCATTGGCCCCTCAACCAGTGGCCGTTGGCGCATACCCTGGCAGAAATGGGCTTTGCGGGTACCCTAACCACCGCCCGTATCTCTACCCAGGTTATGGCGCAAAAGGATGGCTTTAAACGGATTCGCTGCCACGATCACCCCAGCGGCGAAGAGCCCGCCAGCCATATCTTAATGGAGCTGCCCCAGGGTAAGGAGGCCGCCAAATTGGCCATCGAAGAGGCCCTGGCCAGCCTACCGCCAGAGGGAAAATTATGGCTGTTTGGGGATAAGGAGAGCGGCATTCAGCCCTTACCCAAATATTGGTCTAACGGCCATACCATACTCAACAAGGGCCATTTAAAGCTGGTGCAGTTAAACAAAACCAGCCAGTGGCAAGATCAACCGAGCAAAAAAAAGCCAATCCTGCCTACACGGGTCGAAGGGGAGCCCTTTTACCACTACCAAAATGGTGACGTGACCCTGGCGACCCTTCCGGGTCTCTTCTCCTGGGCAGAACCGGATGCTGCTTCGTTAATGCTGTTGCAGGCTTTGCAGCATCAACGTATGTACCATCTATTGGATTGGGGTTGTGGATGCGGCCTGATTGGCACCACTTTGGCCAAACACCACCCCACCCTCCAAGTTACCCTCTCCGATGATATGGTGCGCGCCACCCGTTGTAGTACCGAGAGTGTGCGCTTAAACCAGCTACAGGCCCGCTGTCAGGTGATCCTGGAGGATGGCATCGGCCCCCATCTGCGTAACCAGGGCTTTGATACCATTGTCACCAACCCACCCTTCCACCGGGGACAGTCGCTTAATCGTGAAGTGGCTCTGGAATTTATCGGCGACGCCGTTAAGATATTGGAAAGGGGGGGGGCTTTATGGCTGGTGGCCAACAGTTTTCTGGACTACGGCCCCATTTTACAAGCCTCCTTCAAAAAGGTGGAGACGGTGCTACGGGATAGCCGCTTTATTGTGTGGAAAGCCATCAAAGGGTAA
- a CDS encoding MBL fold metallo-hydrolase, giving the protein MTVIHEILETGPLQVNCHILAASGGQDALLIDPGGNAGEILRHLTRLGLRVAHIVNTHGHFDHVGAVHELKRALGCQFWLHEADRFLVESAPQHASRWGLPFGAVPEIDHPLTHGQRLELCGLQLEIIHTPGHTPGGVCIRWGDEIAVGDTLFAGGVGRTDLPGGDHEQLMHSIETRLMTLGDDVVCHPGHGASTTIGQERMGNPFLHD; this is encoded by the coding sequence ATGACGGTGATTCATGAGATCTTAGAGACAGGACCCTTGCAGGTAAACTGTCACATATTGGCGGCCTCTGGCGGGCAGGATGCCCTGCTCATTGATCCAGGTGGCAATGCGGGGGAGATTTTGCGGCATTTGACCCGGCTTGGTTTGCGGGTGGCCCATATTGTCAACACCCACGGCCATTTTGACCATGTGGGGGCGGTGCATGAGCTAAAAAGGGCTTTGGGCTGTCAATTCTGGCTGCATGAGGCAGATCGGTTTTTGGTGGAGAGTGCCCCGCAGCATGCGTCACGCTGGGGATTGCCCTTTGGGGCGGTGCCCGAGATTGACCACCCTTTGACCCATGGTCAACGGTTGGAGTTGTGTGGTTTGCAGCTAGAGATTATCCATACCCCCGGCCACACCCCTGGGGGGGTGTGTATCCGCTGGGGGGATGAGATTGCCGTGGGGGATACGCTGTTTGCAGGGGGGGTGGGACGTACCGATCTGCCCGGTGGCGACCACGAGCAGCTTATGCACAGCATCGAAACCCGCCTGATGACCCTGGGGGATGATGTGGTTTGCCATCCGGGTCACGGCGCTTCGACCACCATCGGGCAAGAGCGCATGGGCAATCCCTTCTTGCATGATTAA
- a CDS encoding tetratricopeptide repeat protein yields MNRSYRPSGHGFFRYLIITLVMLGLGTAWAQEKALPDLPEPVEPYLKAAHAGDAKAQFALAEIYIRGRKAEHTKSAAQWYLKAAEHGHIDAMAKLGVMYYAGMGVEEDNVKAFEWLQKAALKNSVHAQYHLGFLYEKGIGTKVNTDSALKWYDYAEAQDHALAGKRKAKLVSTMEPAKVQAVLASNAAVREKLVAATKERQKQAGVARAEQGPPQLQALNQLTAKLAQNPGDEATLAKAAELNTQLQRPVEAAAYYRDAVAAALLDKKRATAVKRITSYNNSITQALSLQPVAAQAVVKKASLLPKGVEAKAMIDWLKQYKGIEASLNKGQVAEGTALAKALVKHADEKFGAKHLITLRSQSLLGQAYLLDAQQEQAVALFNALDSVATEVLGAGHPEVLSYQTILADALAARGDFVPAGKLYGEIAQRAQQLLGEGHLDTLEAINSQAAMLSNAGQYGEAVTLFNTLCARFDRHFGLYHPKSAVCHNQMAFTLSEKGDLKQAEALYQSTLKKQSAASGLDNVELLNTSIALADVQRRLGDYAKAKLRLKPMLKLTALKSALEEAHFRAKNTMALTLRDMGDYLGAEKLLREVMAFEAKTLGETHPNTIASRTELAGLLRLQSRLAESEVLYDEALAAAQQGLGKTHPTTVAILNNLGLVYETQGLYDRAEPLFREALDTARATLGESHPTTLAATNSLALLYEVQGNFDKAEPLYATAITATRAKLGPENADTLAFVNNLGYLYMKSERYDEAAELLNEVTQSWRKSLGARHQRTLKSINNLGRVRLAQQRYDEAKQLIQEAWDGRREALGETHVDTQRSMLDMGVVLLRTGHAADAQKLLEQTLKLNEKTLGPQHPYTFETLDALAGIMEVTNLLPKAYDLRYTAFERRTEFLNRMMWVTSDNAREGYVRLHRGELNRFMALLPHINAERAGRSIMEVGLQRKGMLFKITSEIHQIARLSEDPTLKAITDELKLSRKKLAALTLSGPAEDQSPEQHLLGLNALEERLSTLDGMLGRASQQFRQNKRAISLQDLEEALPDGGAMVDFVAYKDPNDVSRLMAGVMTKDGDNVRYNRVGYELTMPELEKMVVDLRTAIQSEDMDEDDLRDLSMEVYDAVWGPISELLDERENVYVVPDGILNILPFIAMVDPKEDVYLLEATDLHMLTSSRDLLPSLITPAKGPQLTLAGPNYDTEEVAGQQVLAAVRGRRSANRAAVVVSDEERQGGARATRSATMRAGLRALSRGMRGLRFDPLPGAEKEGQLITETLASEGGKFTLKLRNDAQEEVVKDIEVPPNMLHIATHGFFLKADERLRKRLQSMARSVELNTTPPPGDNPMLRSGLAFAGVNANAPFLGEIDTKNDGILTALEVLDLNLSGTQLAILSACETGLGEIHEGEGVYGLRRAFQEAGAQEVIASLWEVSDAGTQALMTGLYKRLGEGKSPHQALRDSQLELMQSAQWGLPYIWSAFMSVGR; encoded by the coding sequence ATGAACAGATCATATAGACCTTCCGGTCACGGATTTTTTCGCTACTTAATCATTACCTTGGTGATGCTTGGCCTGGGTACGGCGTGGGCTCAAGAAAAGGCGCTACCCGATCTACCAGAACCTGTAGAACCTTATTTAAAAGCGGCGCATGCCGGTGATGCCAAAGCCCAGTTTGCGCTGGCAGAGATCTATATTCGTGGCCGCAAAGCCGAGCATACCAAAAGTGCGGCCCAGTGGTATCTCAAAGCTGCCGAGCATGGTCACATAGACGCCATGGCCAAACTGGGGGTGATGTACTACGCCGGTATGGGGGTCGAAGAGGATAATGTTAAAGCCTTTGAGTGGTTACAAAAGGCTGCCCTGAAAAACAGTGTGCACGCCCAGTATCACCTTGGATTTTTATATGAAAAAGGCATCGGTACCAAGGTCAATACCGATTCTGCCCTAAAATGGTACGACTACGCCGAAGCCCAGGACCACGCCTTGGCGGGCAAGCGCAAAGCCAAACTGGTAAGCACCATGGAGCCTGCCAAGGTGCAAGCGGTGCTGGCTAGCAATGCGGCCGTGCGTGAAAAACTGGTGGCAGCCACCAAAGAGCGCCAAAAACAAGCGGGGGTTGCCCGTGCCGAGCAGGGACCACCCCAGCTTCAAGCACTTAATCAGCTAACCGCTAAATTGGCGCAAAATCCAGGGGATGAGGCAACCCTCGCTAAAGCCGCTGAACTGAATACACAATTGCAACGTCCGGTTGAAGCCGCCGCATACTACCGGGATGCCGTGGCCGCCGCTTTACTCGATAAAAAACGTGCCACTGCGGTTAAACGCATAACCAGTTACAACAACAGCATTACCCAAGCCCTCTCCCTGCAACCGGTTGCCGCCCAAGCTGTGGTGAAAAAGGCCTCTCTCCTACCCAAAGGGGTGGAGGCAAAAGCCATGATCGACTGGCTCAAACAGTATAAAGGCATTGAAGCCAGCCTGAACAAGGGCCAAGTTGCCGAGGGCACTGCCCTAGCCAAGGCACTGGTTAAGCATGCGGATGAAAAATTTGGGGCCAAACATCTCATAACCCTACGTAGCCAATCGCTTCTGGGCCAAGCCTACCTGTTGGATGCGCAACAGGAACAAGCTGTTGCGTTGTTTAATGCCCTAGATAGCGTCGCTACTGAAGTGCTGGGTGCGGGACATCCTGAAGTGCTCTCCTACCAAACCATTTTGGCCGATGCACTGGCCGCCAGAGGGGATTTTGTCCCCGCAGGCAAGCTTTATGGAGAGATCGCCCAACGCGCCCAACAGCTGTTGGGAGAGGGCCATTTGGATACCCTTGAAGCCATAAACAGCCAAGCGGCCATGCTCTCCAATGCGGGTCAGTATGGCGAAGCGGTTACGCTGTTTAACACCCTCTGTGCCCGTTTTGATCGCCATTTTGGTCTCTATCACCCCAAAAGTGCCGTCTGTCACAACCAGATGGCCTTTACCCTCTCGGAAAAAGGGGATCTCAAGCAGGCCGAGGCTCTGTATCAAAGCACCCTGAAAAAGCAGAGTGCTGCATCGGGCTTGGACAATGTGGAGTTGCTCAATACCAGCATTGCGCTGGCCGATGTGCAGCGCCGCCTAGGGGATTATGCCAAGGCCAAGCTGCGTCTGAAGCCTATGCTCAAGCTAACCGCCCTGAAGAGTGCATTGGAAGAGGCCCATTTCCGTGCCAAAAACACCATGGCGCTCACCCTGCGCGATATGGGCGACTATCTGGGTGCCGAAAAGCTGTTGCGTGAAGTCATGGCTTTTGAAGCAAAAACCCTGGGCGAAACCCACCCCAACACCATTGCCAGCCGTACCGAACTGGCTGGTCTGTTGCGTCTACAGAGCCGTCTGGCGGAGTCTGAAGTGCTCTATGATGAGGCACTGGCAGCCGCTCAGCAGGGGCTGGGCAAAACCCACCCCACCACCGTGGCCATTCTTAACAACCTAGGCTTGGTCTATGAGACCCAGGGTCTCTATGATCGTGCTGAACCGCTGTTCCGCGAGGCTCTTGATACCGCGCGTGCCACACTGGGCGAGAGCCACCCCACTACCTTGGCGGCAACCAACAGTTTGGCACTGCTCTACGAGGTGCAGGGTAATTTTGATAAGGCTGAACCCCTCTACGCCACCGCCATTACCGCCACCCGTGCCAAACTGGGGCCAGAGAATGCCGATACCTTGGCCTTTGTTAACAACCTCGGTTACCTCTACATGAAGTCCGAGCGCTATGACGAGGCCGCTGAACTTCTTAATGAAGTGACCCAGAGCTGGCGTAAAAGTTTAGGCGCACGCCATCAGCGTACCCTCAAGAGCATCAACAACTTGGGCCGGGTGCGTCTGGCTCAACAACGCTATGACGAAGCCAAACAGCTTATTCAAGAAGCGTGGGATGGCCGCCGTGAAGCACTGGGCGAAACCCATGTGGATACCCAGCGCTCCATGCTGGATATGGGGGTTGTGCTGTTGCGCACCGGGCATGCGGCGGATGCACAAAAATTGTTAGAACAGACCCTAAAACTGAACGAAAAGACCCTGGGACCACAACACCCCTACACCTTTGAAACCCTGGACGCGCTGGCCGGCATTATGGAAGTGACCAATCTGCTGCCTAAAGCCTATGATCTGCGCTATACCGCCTTTGAGCGACGCACGGAGTTTCTCAACCGTATGATGTGGGTCACCAGTGACAACGCCCGTGAAGGTTATGTGCGCCTGCACCGTGGTGAGCTTAACCGCTTTATGGCACTATTACCCCATATCAACGCCGAGAGAGCCGGTCGCAGTATTATGGAGGTGGGTTTACAGCGTAAGGGTATGCTGTTCAAAATTACCTCTGAAATTCACCAAATTGCGCGTCTGTCTGAAGATCCCACCCTTAAAGCGATCACCGATGAACTCAAGTTGAGCCGCAAAAAGTTGGCCGCTTTGACCCTCTCTGGCCCCGCTGAAGATCAAAGCCCTGAGCAGCATCTGCTTGGTTTGAACGCCTTGGAAGAACGTCTCAGCACCTTGGATGGTATGCTGGGCCGGGCCAGTCAGCAGTTCCGCCAGAACAAGCGGGCCATCTCGCTGCAAGATCTTGAAGAGGCGCTGCCCGATGGGGGTGCCATGGTGGATTTTGTCGCCTATAAAGACCCCAACGATGTCTCACGCCTGATGGCTGGGGTTATGACCAAGGATGGCGATAACGTACGCTATAATCGGGTAGGCTATGAACTGACTATGCCCGAATTGGAAAAAATGGTGGTTGATCTGCGTACAGCCATTCAAAGCGAAGATATGGATGAGGATGATCTCAGGGATCTGAGCATGGAAGTTTATGATGCCGTGTGGGGGCCGATCTCCGAACTGCTGGATGAGCGAGAGAACGTCTATGTGGTACCCGATGGCATTTTGAACATTCTGCCCTTTATTGCTATGGTTGATCCTAAAGAGGATGTCTATCTGCTGGAAGCGACAGACTTGCACATGCTCACCTCCAGTCGTGATCTGCTGCCCAGTCTGATCACACCAGCCAAGGGACCACAGTTGACTTTGGCAGGCCCCAATTATGATACCGAAGAGGTTGCCGGTCAGCAGGTGTTGGCGGCGGTGCGGGGACGGCGTAGTGCAAACCGGGCTGCGGTGGTGGTGAGTGATGAAGAGCGCCAAGGGGGTGCCCGAGCAACCCGTTCGGCCACCATGCGCGCAGGGCTACGGGCACTTTCACGAGGCATGCGGGGCTTACGTTTTGACCCACTACCCGGTGCCGAAAAAGAGGGACAGTTAATTACCGAGACCCTCGCCAGCGAGGGTGGTAAATTTACCCTCAAGCTGCGCAATGATGCCCAAGAAGAGGTGGTTAAGGATATTGAGGTACCCCCCAATATGCTCCACATTGCAACCCACGGTTTCTTCTTGAAGGCGGATGAACGGTTGCGTAAACGTCTACAGAGCATGGCCCGTAGTGTGGAGCTGAACACCACCCCGCCCCCAGGAGACAACCCCATGTTGCGCTCGGGTCTGGCCTTTGCGGGGGTTAACGCCAATGCACCATTCCTCGGTGAGATCGATACCAAAAACGATGGTATTCTTACCGCACTGGAGGTGTTGGATCTTAATTTGAGCGGTACTCAGCTGGCCATTTTGTCCGCTTGCGAAACCGGTTTGGGTGAGATCCATGAAGGGGAAGGGGTGTACGGTTTGCGGCGCGCGTTCCAAGAGGCGGGCGCTCAAGAGGTGATCGCCTCTCTATGGGAAGTGAGCGACGCCGGCACCCAAGCTTTGATGACCGGACTCTACAAACGGTTGGGTGAAGGCAAGTCACCCCACCAAGCACTTAGAGATTCACAACTTGAGCTCATGCAGTCCGCACAGTGGGGCTTGCCCTATATTTGGTCGGCATTCATGAGTGTTGGCCGGTAA